One Kitasatospora sp. NBC_01266 genomic window carries:
- a CDS encoding alpha/beta fold hydrolase, which produces MRISQFRNDQARDRFRAAYERTLEELWPGPRTALDLPTTFGTTRVYRTGPQSGEPIVLLPGSGGNALMWHRYIDALAQHHPVIAVDTIGEPGASVQTALIADGRDGATWLDELLAAMEVTAAHLVGCSYGGWLALNHQIHRPGRTASLTLLDPAGFADFGPRFYAWLIAGGLAATAPRPLRPRLARLVGNSAILESELMSLMRASMGFRRALPVPPVFSDGELHRLRVPALFLLGARSAMHDSRDVADRVGRLVPSARVEIVPGAGHALPTDQPTLVAERILDAVGRQCHRVGPVLDPA; this is translated from the coding sequence ATGCGAATCAGCCAGTTCAGGAACGACCAGGCCAGAGACCGATTCCGGGCCGCCTACGAGCGGACTCTGGAAGAACTGTGGCCGGGGCCGCGGACGGCGCTCGACCTTCCGACCACGTTCGGGACCACCCGCGTCTACCGAACCGGGCCGCAGAGCGGCGAGCCGATCGTGCTGCTGCCCGGCTCGGGCGGAAACGCGCTGATGTGGCACCGGTACATCGACGCGCTGGCTCAGCACCATCCGGTCATCGCCGTCGACACGATCGGCGAGCCGGGCGCGAGCGTGCAGACCGCCCTGATCGCCGACGGCCGGGACGGCGCTACCTGGCTGGACGAACTCCTGGCCGCAATGGAGGTGACGGCCGCCCATCTCGTCGGCTGCTCCTACGGCGGCTGGCTGGCGCTCAACCACCAGATCCACCGCCCCGGACGGACCGCCTCCCTCACCCTGCTGGATCCCGCCGGCTTCGCCGACTTCGGCCCCCGGTTCTACGCCTGGCTGATCGCCGGCGGGCTCGCCGCAACAGCGCCGCGCCCGCTCCGCCCCCGGCTGGCCCGCCTGGTCGGCAACAGCGCCATCCTGGAGAGCGAACTGATGAGCCTGATGCGCGCGTCGATGGGATTCCGCCGCGCACTCCCGGTGCCCCCGGTCTTCTCCGACGGAGAGCTGCACCGCTTGCGCGTTCCCGCGCTGTTTCTGCTCGGGGCGCGCAGCGCCATGCACGACTCGCGCGACGTCGCCGACCGCGTCGGCAGGCTCGTGCCCTCGGCCCGGGTGGAGATCGTGCCCGGCGCCGGCCACGCGTTGCCGACCGACCAGCCGACTCTGGTGGCCGAACGCATCCTGGATGCCGTCGGGCGGCAGTGCCACCGGGTGGGTCCGGTGCTGGATCCTGCGTAA
- a CDS encoding TetR/AcrR family transcriptional regulator translates to MNVRVDQEERRRQIAEALLRIADTQGLQSASMRAVAAEAGVSLRLVQYYFASKEGLLLDALARLGAQLQARMEKWISAAGSPPTPRGTVTAVLSCILPTDPESRRITRTYAAYYTLVLSDPEVLEKHGTAQPDLLEGFLTKQIRAAQQAGEVDPGKNPELTAAGMLAMVNGLGSSVLGGQRTGDAALAILTHHLDELFRSP, encoded by the coding sequence ATGAACGTGCGGGTCGATCAGGAGGAACGCAGACGACAGATCGCCGAGGCGCTGCTGCGCATCGCCGACACCCAGGGTCTGCAGTCGGCCAGCATGCGGGCGGTCGCCGCCGAAGCCGGCGTCTCCCTGCGGCTGGTGCAGTACTACTTCGCGAGCAAGGAAGGGCTGCTGCTGGACGCGCTGGCCAGGCTTGGCGCCCAACTCCAGGCCCGCATGGAGAAGTGGATCAGCGCGGCGGGCTCCCCGCCCACGCCGCGCGGCACCGTGACCGCGGTCCTCTCGTGCATCCTGCCGACCGATCCGGAGAGCCGCCGGATCACCAGGACCTACGCCGCCTACTACACGCTGGTACTCAGCGATCCCGAAGTGCTGGAGAAGCACGGAACGGCCCAGCCCGACCTCCTCGAGGGCTTCCTCACCAAGCAGATCCGCGCCGCCCAGCAGGCCGGGGAGGTCGACCCCGGCAAGAACCCCGAGCTGACGGCCGCCGGAATGCTGGCCATGGTCAACGGCCTCGGCTCGAGCGTGCTCGGCGGCCAACGCACCGGCGACGCCGCGCTGGCGATCCTCACCCATCACCTGGACGAGCTGTTCCGGTCGCCCTGA
- a CDS encoding NADP-dependent oxidoreductase has translation MRKISFAEFGGPEVLQLVEAEEPHASPGRIRIAVRAAGVNPVDWRIREGQVLGAHPVELPAGVGLDAAGVVDEVGEGVEGVEVGDRVFGEGTDTYAEFAVLSAWARMPEGLAFEEAAGYPSVVETALRVIREVGVRPGQTLLVSGASGGVGSAVLQIARARGIRVIGTAGAANQDYLRGLGALATTYHEGWVERVRQLGRVDAALDLAGSGVIRELVELTGDPRKVVSIADLGAPELGVRFSGVAGSVPDALTEAVDLISRDRLHIPVEKSYPLTEAAAAHTDSRAGHTRGRRVLVV, from the coding sequence ATGAGGAAAATCAGTTTCGCCGAGTTCGGCGGTCCCGAGGTCCTGCAACTGGTGGAAGCCGAGGAGCCCCACGCGAGCCCCGGTCGGATACGCATCGCCGTACGGGCGGCGGGTGTCAACCCCGTCGACTGGAGGATCCGGGAGGGCCAGGTCCTGGGAGCCCACCCGGTCGAGCTGCCCGCCGGGGTCGGACTGGACGCCGCCGGGGTGGTGGATGAGGTCGGCGAGGGCGTCGAGGGGGTCGAGGTCGGCGACCGCGTGTTCGGCGAAGGCACCGACACGTACGCCGAGTTCGCCGTCCTGTCGGCCTGGGCCCGGATGCCCGAGGGACTGGCCTTCGAGGAGGCGGCCGGGTACCCGTCGGTGGTGGAGACCGCGCTGCGCGTCATCCGCGAGGTCGGCGTGCGGCCCGGGCAGACGCTGCTGGTCAGCGGCGCGTCCGGCGGCGTCGGGTCGGCGGTGCTGCAGATCGCCCGTGCGCGCGGCATCAGGGTGATCGGCACGGCCGGGGCTGCGAACCAGGACTACCTGCGCGGCCTGGGCGCCCTCGCCACGACCTACCACGAGGGCTGGGTCGAACGGGTGCGGCAGCTGGGCCGGGTCGACGCGGCCCTCGACCTGGCCGGCTCGGGCGTGATCCGCGAACTCGTCGAGCTGACCGGGGACCCGCGCAAGGTCGTCTCCATCGCCGACCTCGGCGCGCCAGAGCTGGGCGTCCGGTTCTCCGGCGTCGCCGGGAGCGTGCCGGACGCGCTCACCGAGGCCGTCGACCTCATCTCCCGGGACAGGCTCCACATCCCGGTCGAGAAGTCGTACCCGCTCACCGAGGCAGCGGCGGCGCACACCGACAGCCGCGCCGGCCACACCCGGGGGCGCCGGGTCCTGGTCGTCTGA
- a CDS encoding TetR/AcrR family transcriptional regulator → MTEPSGRRERKKAATRQKIADTALRLFVERGYDAVGIREVAAEADVAVTTVFAHFASKEALVFERDQDFEQRLTRAVTDRPPHEPLIPALHREVQALVRHCTAEGSAPVRRMIEGSPALREYEESMSLRHAQALATALAADPHLSRSATACRATARFAIDAYALACRADDPGATVDEVFRMINAAWEATAP, encoded by the coding sequence ATGACCGAGCCGTCCGGACGCCGCGAACGCAAGAAGGCCGCGACCCGGCAGAAGATCGCTGACACCGCGCTGCGCCTCTTCGTGGAGCGCGGGTACGACGCCGTGGGCATCCGTGAGGTGGCGGCCGAGGCCGACGTGGCCGTCACCACCGTCTTCGCCCACTTCGCCTCGAAGGAGGCCCTGGTCTTCGAGCGCGACCAGGACTTCGAGCAGCGCCTCACGCGGGCGGTGACCGACCGGCCTCCGCACGAGCCGCTCATCCCGGCGCTGCACCGCGAGGTCCAGGCCCTGGTGCGGCACTGCACGGCGGAGGGCAGTGCCCCCGTCCGACGCATGATCGAGGGATCACCCGCCCTGCGGGAATACGAGGAGTCGATGAGCCTGCGTCACGCGCAGGCGCTGGCAACGGCGTTGGCAGCCGATCCGCACCTGTCCCGGAGTGCGACGGCCTGCCGGGCGACCGCGCGGTTCGCCATCGACGCCTACGCGCTGGCCTGCCGGGCGGACGATCCCGGGGCCACGGTGGACGAGGTCTTCCGGATGATCAACGCGGCCTGGGAAGCCACCGCGCCCTGA
- a CDS encoding DUF397 domain-containing protein, which translates to MSELTTAHWRKSSYSGNDGGDCIEVADGQFDGLTPVRDSKDPHGPALIFTAHAFAAFLADLRSGGLGVS; encoded by the coding sequence ATGAGCGAGCTGACCACCGCGCACTGGCGGAAGTCGTCCTACAGCGGCAACGACGGAGGCGACTGCATCGAGGTGGCCGACGGCCAGTTCGACGGGCTCACCCCCGTACGCGACTCCAAGGACCCGCACGGCCCCGCCCTCATCTTCACCGCCCACGCCTTCGCCGCATTCCTCGCAGACCTCCGAAGCGGCGGGCTCGGCGTTTCCTGA
- a CDS encoding SDR family NAD(P)-dependent oxidoreductase, with the protein MQQRVAVVSGGGTGIGKAIAGELAAAGNRVVILGRRIDVLERARAEIDRTVGAPRVIPIAADLTVPAQVAEAARAIAEIGPVDALVNNAGAVITAPTDGSLDALADAWRRDLDTNLLTAVLLTTALLDHLRRPGGRLVVISSAAAQRGGAGPHSAGSYAAAKAALHGWAFGLARQLGPDGITVNVLAPGYVSDTEIFGADWTPEFHAGKIADTLVGRAGTPEDVATAVGYLTSPAAGYLTGQVIGLNGGAVLGR; encoded by the coding sequence ATGCAGCAGCGAGTCGCGGTGGTGTCGGGTGGCGGGACGGGAATCGGGAAGGCGATCGCGGGTGAGCTCGCCGCGGCCGGGAACCGGGTGGTCATTCTCGGCAGGCGCATCGACGTACTGGAACGGGCCCGAGCCGAGATCGACCGCACCGTGGGAGCTCCCCGTGTCATACCGATCGCGGCCGATCTGACCGTACCGGCCCAAGTGGCCGAGGCTGCACGCGCGATCGCGGAGATCGGCCCGGTCGACGCCCTGGTCAACAACGCGGGAGCGGTGATCACCGCGCCCACCGACGGGAGCCTCGACGCACTGGCCGACGCCTGGCGCCGGGACCTGGACACCAACCTGCTGACCGCCGTCCTCCTCACTACCGCGCTGCTCGACCACCTGCGCCGCCCAGGCGGACGGCTGGTCGTGATCAGCTCGGCCGCCGCCCAACGCGGAGGTGCCGGCCCGCACTCGGCCGGCTCTTACGCGGCTGCCAAGGCCGCGCTGCACGGCTGGGCGTTCGGGCTGGCCCGACAGCTGGGGCCGGACGGCATCACCGTCAACGTGCTGGCCCCCGGCTACGTGTCGGACACCGAGATCTTCGGCGCGGACTGGACCCCGGAGTTCCACGCCGGCAAGATCGCCGACACCCTGGTCGGCCGGGCCGGCACCCCCGAGGACGTCGCCACCGCCGTCGGCTACCTGACCTCCCCCGCCGCCGGCTACCTCACGGGCCAGGTGATCGGCCTCAACGGCGGCGCGGTACTGGGCCGGTAG
- a CDS encoding helix-turn-helix domain-containing protein: MAGRKNELDPTASPGCLFGGMLRMYRELRQLSQPQLAAQVPCDDSLISRIESGTRPPKDGLAARCDEILDTGGALAFLMPYVRKRLEVTFTEGFLEYLEEEATATELKIFHIAYIPGLLQTPACARALLTAGGVQRDDDLDTVEQRLAVRIDRQQIITSDAPPFVFVVIDESALRRPVGGRQVMRELCDHLLATAARPNVALQVAPMSLGERAPLTAPLTLLTLPDGAVAAYTESLRRGSLSRDPAVVESCQRGYALLQIAALSQDASADLIRNIRQELYS; this comes from the coding sequence ATGGCCGGTCGGAAGAACGAGCTGGACCCAACCGCGTCACCCGGCTGCCTCTTCGGCGGCATGCTCCGGATGTACCGGGAGCTGCGGCAGCTCTCCCAACCCCAACTGGCGGCGCAAGTGCCCTGCGACGACAGTCTGATCAGCAGGATCGAGAGCGGGACCCGTCCCCCGAAGGACGGGCTCGCCGCGCGCTGCGACGAGATCCTCGACACGGGAGGCGCGCTCGCGTTCCTCATGCCGTATGTGCGGAAGCGCTTGGAGGTCACCTTCACCGAGGGCTTCCTGGAGTATCTCGAAGAGGAGGCTACGGCTACCGAGCTGAAGATCTTCCACATCGCGTACATCCCGGGCCTGCTTCAGACCCCGGCCTGCGCCCGCGCGCTGCTGACGGCGGGTGGCGTCCAGCGCGATGATGACCTGGACACCGTCGAGCAGCGGCTGGCGGTACGGATTGACCGCCAGCAGATCATCACCTCGGACGCACCGCCGTTCGTCTTCGTCGTGATCGACGAGAGCGCGCTGCGTCGGCCGGTCGGCGGGCGCCAGGTGATGCGCGAGCTGTGCGACCACCTGCTGGCGACGGCCGCGCGACCGAATGTCGCGCTGCAGGTCGCACCGATGTCGCTCGGCGAGCGCGCGCCCCTGACCGCGCCGTTGACCCTACTCACCCTCCCTGACGGTGCAGTCGCCGCGTACACCGAGTCGCTGCGGCGCGGGTCGCTGAGCCGCGATCCGGCCGTCGTCGAGAGCTGCCAGCGCGGGTACGCTCTGCTGCAGATCGCAGCCCTCTCGCAGGATGCGTCGGCAGATCTGATCCGCAACATCAGGCAGGAGCTGTACTCATGA